The Phormidium ambiguum IAM M-71 genome contains the following window.
AGCGGGTAGGGCGGGCAGAGATGGAGACTCTGCTCATTGTACTATTTATTTCAGCTACGGTGATATCAAAAAAATTGAATGGGGTATTGAACAAAAGACTAATGAACAAGAACAAATGATCGCCCGTCAACAGTTACGGAGAATAATTGATTATGCGGAAGGAACTGATTGTCGGCGGACAATTCAGTTAAGTTATTTTGGGGAATATTTCGCGGGAAATTGCGGGCAATGTGATAATTGTGCTAATCCCAAACCTGTGGAAGATTGGACAATTGAAGCGATGAAATTTCTTTCTTGTGTGGCTAGATGTAAAGAAAGATTTGGGATGAATTATATTATTGAGGTATTGCGAGGTTCTAAAAATCAGAAAATCTTACAAAATCAGCATAATGAACTTTCTACTTATGGAATTGGTAAAGATAAAACTGCTGATGAGTGGAAATTCTTGGGCCGATCGCTAATTCATCAAGGTATATTAGAACAAAGCACAGATGGTTATGCTATCCTCAAACTTAATGCTTTAAGTTGGGAAGTAATGCGGCGACAACGCCAAGTTTTTCTGGCAATTCCTACCCAAAAGAAAGAAACGCAAGAAGAGAAAAATCTCAAAAAAGCCGGAATAGAAGTTTTACATGAAAGATTGCGTATTTTGCGGAAAAAATTAGCTGACGATCAAGGTGTTCCTCCTTACGTAATTTTTCATGATTCGACTTTAAAATTAATGGCACAAGTTCAACCTGAAACTTTGTTAGCATTTGGCGAACTTTCGGGAGTTGGTAGCAGTAAACTCTCGCAATATGGGTCAGTTTTTATTAAAGAAATTCGCGCTTATCGCAAAGAACAAGGTTTATCAGTAATCAATGAAGATGGTACAATTGAAAAACCTACAGCATCTACAACTCAATTAATGAGTCTAAACTTATTTCAGCAAGGTTTAACTGTTGAAGAAATAGCCCTACAACGTAATCTCAGACCTACTACTATTTTTGCACATTTAGCAGAATTGTTAGAAATTGGAGAATCTGTAGATATAGATAAATTAGTTTCTCCTGAACGACAAAAAATTATTTGGCAAGCAATGCAAAAAATTGGTTCCGTTGAAATGTTAAAGCCAATTTATCAATATCTCAATGAAGAGTTTAGCTATGGTGAAATTCGCATTGTTCGAGCTTTATGGAAAAAAAACTATGATTAGTAAAGAATTGAGATTATTAGTTTATGTAAGTACTATTAACAAATTATGATTAAAATCAAATTAATTATAATGAATTGAGCCATTTTATTTAACAAAGAAATGACTCAATTCATTATAATCAGCTAAGTTAATTGCAAATGAAGAAAGCTGTGAATTTCTTAACATTAGTTTACATTAACTGTGTTCTCATCTTGATTGGATTTGAGAAATGACAACACTCTGGGCAAAGTGATGCAAATAACGGTGTTTACTAAAGTCAGCAATAGACAATCTGTTAATGTCATATTGTTTGCCCCCTTGATAAAAATCTCTACCCTATTATTTTTATCTAAAAACCGTGAGGATGGTTCAAATGCAAAATTTAAATTACTTGTGAATTATATAAGTTAAACTAAACAATACACTGTCTGTGCATGAAATATCGGGAATTTCGATAGACAAAAGTGATTCTGTCTACAGATTATCGGTAAAATAACCTAGCTAAGGGTTATGGTGAAAGCGTAAGTGGTTAAAAATTATGAATATGAAAAACCCTGCTACTTCTGGAAATTCTTATAGAATGTCAGATTTGGAACGAGAAAAGCTAAAACTCGTCGTAGATTACTCTTTTGCCCAATCTTTGCCGGAAATTTGGCCGATCGCATCTCAAAAATTTGCCAATGCGATCGCCTTACACGATCCACACAGTAAACCTGAAACTGTGGTAACTTATTCGCAACTTTATCAGCAAATAGTTGAATTTGCTGCTGGATTACAAGCTAATGGTTTATTGTCCTTTACAAAAAGTGATGATTCAGAAGATCCGCCCCGCGTGGCGCTGATTTCTGATAATAGTTATCGGTGGATGATTGCCGATCAAGGGATTATGATGGCAGGGGCAGCAGATGTAGTTCGGAGTTCCGCTGCCGAAACTGAAGAATTACTGTATATCATCGAACATAGTGGCAGTACAGTATTAGTAGTAGAAGATCAAAAAACGCTGAAAAAATTAGGCGATCGCATTTTAAAATTACCCATCCAACTGATAGTTTTACTCACAGATGAAAAACTGGAAACCTTCGGAAATATCAAGGTTCTCAACTTTTCGCAAGTAATGGCAGCTGGTACATCCCAAGAATTAAAACCAGCTAATCAAAAATACGATACCCTCGCCACATTACTTTACACCTCTGGAACCACTGGAAAACCCAAAGGTGTAAGATTAACTCACGGGAATTTACTCCATCAACTTACCACCTTGGGTGCAATTATCCAACCTCATGTTGGAGATATTGCCCTTTCCATTCTTCCCACCTGGCATACTTTTGGCAGAACTGCGGAATATTTTGTTTTGTCTCAAGGTTGTCACCAAATTTATACCAGCATTCGCCATATTAAACAAGACTTTAAAGACTTTAAACCGCAATATATGATCGGAGTTCCGCGACTTTTAGAATCAGTTTATGAAGGTGTGCAAAAGAAATTCCGGGAACAA
Protein-coding sequences here:
- the recQ gene encoding DNA helicase RecQ, with amino-acid sequence MSQFPSLEKALKHYFGYDSFRPGQKHIVEQALKNQDSLIVMPTGGGKSLCFQLPAMLKKGVTVVVSPLISLMQDQVEALRNNGISATFLNSSLNGWQVRNREESIRNGHTKLLYVAPERLLSEKFLPFLDLVQHQVGIAGFAIDEAHCVSEWGHDFRPEYRQLRLLRKRYPDIPVMALTATATERVRQDIMQQLHLQKPFIHIASFNRHNLYYEVRPKAKSSYTELLVQIRQVKGAVIVYCLSRKGVDELTFKLQKDGVNALPYHAGLSDEERSSNQTRFIRDDVQVIVATIAFGMGINKPDVRLVIHYDLPRNIESYYQEAGRAGRDGDSAHCTIYFSYGDIKKIEWGIEQKTNEQEQMIARQQLRRIIDYAEGTDCRRTIQLSYFGEYFAGNCGQCDNCANPKPVEDWTIEAMKFLSCVARCKERFGMNYIIEVLRGSKNQKILQNQHNELSTYGIGKDKTADEWKFLGRSLIHQGILEQSTDGYAILKLNALSWEVMRRQRQVFLAIPTQKKETQEEKNLKKAGIEVLHERLRILRKKLADDQGVPPYVIFHDSTLKLMAQVQPETLLAFGELSGVGSSKLSQYGSVFIKEIRAYRKEQGLSVINEDGTIEKPTASTTQLMSLNLFQQGLTVEEIALQRNLRPTTIFAHLAELLEIGESVDIDKLVSPERQKIIWQAMQKIGSVEMLKPIYQYLNEEFSYGEIRIVRALWKKNYD